From a single Mycobacteriales bacterium genomic region:
- a CDS encoding MMPL family transporter yields the protein MEALARFVLRHRLLVALGWLVLLVGGGIAAGPAAGRLTFDFSLPGQPGYETEQQLIGTFGTSTADTLIPVLTVPAGSTVQQHAADIASVFQTVRTKLPQARVVDLASTGDQRFVTDDGRSTFALIQGPEPQGFGPGLDADLKPVLAQAAQAAGLETGLTSYNLLAAGGSTDGPSVLVETLFGALGALAVLVFVFASFLALVPLVIAAVSILTTFLLVLGLTYLTDVSFVVQFLIALVGLGVAIDYSLLLVSRWREERAHGRSNDEAVVVAVQTAGHAVLASGVTVAISLLALLVVPVPFLRSMGLGGMLIPLVSVAVVLTLLPALLSKIGPKVDFPRIRHDAVAARGWSAWARLIVRRRWIAAAAAIVALGFLIAPVFGLKIGQAGPDSLARSGPAYQTLQALRSGGVGDGVLTPIELLVPDAQADAAVTAARSVEGVRTAAIGGSKGGTTVVDVLPQQATVDSGSNGVTDDVRTAVEQATNGSAGVAGTGAIIQDYFRAVYDNFPYVLLLIAVITFVLLVRTFRSVLLPVKAVLLNLVSLAAVFGAVTFFWQHGHGSNAVFGVSQTGAITFWLPVIIFAFLFGLSMDYEVFILARMREEYDGTGSTAKAVVTGLGRTGRLVTSAALILFFSFAALASSPGTDIKVLGTALGVGILIDATLVRALLVPALVSLFGRWNWWLPGWLARLLLVEPSPVAPAGGDRPSSDPDDAPERELQQV from the coding sequence ATGGAAGCCCTCGCCCGGTTCGTGCTGCGTCACCGGCTGCTCGTCGCGCTCGGCTGGCTCGTCCTGCTCGTCGGCGGCGGGATCGCCGCGGGCCCGGCCGCCGGGCGGCTGACGTTCGACTTCTCGCTGCCGGGCCAGCCCGGCTACGAGACCGAGCAGCAGCTGATCGGCACGTTCGGCACGAGTACGGCCGACACGCTCATCCCGGTGCTCACGGTCCCGGCCGGTTCGACGGTGCAGCAGCACGCGGCGGACATCGCCAGCGTGTTCCAGACCGTCCGGACGAAGCTGCCGCAGGCGCGGGTCGTCGACCTCGCCAGCACCGGCGACCAGCGCTTCGTCACCGACGACGGCCGCAGCACGTTCGCGCTCATCCAGGGACCGGAGCCGCAGGGCTTCGGACCCGGCCTGGACGCGGACCTCAAGCCGGTCCTGGCCCAGGCCGCGCAGGCGGCGGGGCTGGAGACCGGACTGACGTCGTACAACCTGCTGGCCGCCGGCGGGTCGACGGACGGGCCGTCCGTCCTGGTGGAGACGTTGTTCGGGGCGCTCGGCGCGCTCGCCGTGCTGGTCTTCGTGTTCGCCTCGTTCCTGGCGTTGGTGCCGCTGGTGATCGCGGCCGTCTCGATCCTCACGACGTTCCTGCTCGTGCTCGGGCTGACCTACCTCACCGACGTGAGCTTCGTCGTCCAGTTCCTCATCGCCCTGGTCGGCCTCGGCGTCGCGATCGACTACTCGCTGCTGCTCGTCTCGCGCTGGCGGGAGGAACGCGCACACGGCCGCAGCAACGACGAGGCCGTCGTCGTCGCCGTGCAGACAGCCGGGCACGCCGTGCTCGCCTCCGGCGTGACCGTGGCGATCAGCCTGCTGGCGCTGCTGGTCGTGCCGGTCCCGTTCCTGCGCAGCATGGGCCTCGGCGGCATGCTCATCCCGCTGGTCAGCGTCGCCGTCGTGCTGACGCTGCTGCCCGCGCTGCTGTCCAAGATCGGCCCGAAGGTCGACTTCCCGCGGATCCGGCACGACGCGGTCGCCGCCCGCGGCTGGTCGGCCTGGGCCCGGCTCATCGTCCGGCGCCGCTGGATCGCCGCCGCGGCCGCGATCGTCGCGCTGGGCTTCCTCATCGCGCCGGTCTTCGGGCTGAAGATCGGCCAGGCCGGCCCGGACTCGCTGGCCCGCAGCGGTCCGGCGTACCAGACCCTGCAGGCGCTGCGGTCCGGCGGCGTCGGCGACGGCGTGCTCACCCCGATCGAGCTGCTGGTGCCGGACGCGCAGGCCGACGCCGCGGTCACGGCGGCCAGGTCGGTCGAGGGCGTCCGGACGGCCGCCATCGGCGGCAGCAAGGGCGGCACCACGGTCGTCGACGTGCTGCCGCAGCAGGCGACCGTCGACAGCGGCAGCAACGGGGTCACCGACGACGTCCGGACCGCCGTCGAGCAGGCGACGAACGGGTCCGCGGGCGTGGCCGGGACCGGCGCGATCATCCAGGACTACTTCCGCGCCGTGTACGACAACTTCCCGTACGTGCTGCTGCTCATCGCGGTGATCACGTTCGTCCTGCTGGTGCGGACGTTCCGCTCGGTGCTGCTGCCGGTGAAGGCGGTCCTGCTCAACCTCGTCTCGCTGGCCGCGGTGTTCGGCGCCGTCACCTTCTTCTGGCAGCACGGCCACGGGTCGAACGCGGTCTTCGGCGTGTCCCAGACCGGCGCGATCACGTTCTGGCTGCCCGTGATCATCTTCGCGTTCCTGTTCGGGCTCTCGATGGACTACGAGGTGTTCATCCTGGCCCGGATGCGGGAGGAGTACGACGGGACCGGCTCGACGGCCAAGGCCGTCGTCACCGGGCTCGGGCGGACCGGCCGGCTGGTCACCTCGGCCGCGCTGATCCTCTTCTTCTCCTTCGCCGCGCTGGCGTCCTCACCCGGCACCGACATCAAGGTGCTCGGCACCGCGCTCGGCGTCGGGATCCTCATCGACGCGACGCTGGTCCGGGCCCTGCTCGTGCCGGCGCTGGTGAGCCTGTTCGGCCGCTGGAACTGGTGGCTGCCGGGCTGGCTGGCCCGGCTGCTGCTGGTCGAGCCGTCGCCGGTCGCGCCGGCCGGCGGTGACCGGCCGTCGTCCGACCCGGACGACGCGCCGGAGCGCGAACTGCAGCAGGTCTGA
- a CDS encoding aldehyde dehydrogenase — MERFRMLVGGKPVDALSGRTFESENPYTGEAWASVPDGGPEDVDAAVAAARAALDGEWGAMTGFGRAALLHRLAGLIDDNAERLARLEVNDSGKLYREMIGQLRGLGGWYRWFGGLADKLEGRQIPSPNPDYLVYTRREPVGVVAAITPWNSPLLLMSWKLAPALAAGCTVVIKPSEHSPVSTLGFASLVTEAGFPDGVVNVVTGLSRETGAALAAHPGVDKVAFTGSTATGRAVARAAAENITKVTLELGGKSPQVVFPDADLAAAANGVVAGVFAATGQTCMAGSRLIVHADVHDELVRLIAERASRIRLGDPNAAETEMGPVANRPQYEKVLGYLSTARAEGATVAYGGAAEDGLFVQPTVLTGVTPASTVYREEVFGPVLAAVPFTSEEEAVTLANDTPYGLAGAVWTKDVHRAHRVAAKIRAGTVWINAYRVVAPNVPFGGFGSSGLGRENGLHAVDEYLQEKAVWVELTGGTRDPFTLG; from the coding sequence ATGGAGCGTTTTCGGATGCTCGTCGGCGGCAAGCCGGTCGACGCACTGTCGGGCCGGACGTTCGAGTCGGAGAACCCGTACACGGGCGAGGCCTGGGCGTCGGTGCCCGACGGCGGCCCGGAGGACGTGGACGCGGCCGTCGCCGCGGCCCGCGCCGCGCTGGACGGCGAGTGGGGGGCGATGACCGGCTTCGGCCGGGCCGCGCTCCTGCACCGGCTGGCCGGGCTCATCGACGACAACGCGGAGCGGCTGGCCCGGCTGGAGGTCAACGACTCCGGCAAGCTCTACCGGGAGATGATCGGGCAGCTGCGCGGGCTCGGCGGCTGGTACCGCTGGTTCGGCGGGCTGGCCGACAAGCTCGAGGGCCGGCAGATCCCCTCGCCCAACCCGGACTACCTCGTCTACACCCGGCGCGAACCGGTCGGCGTGGTCGCCGCGATCACCCCGTGGAACTCGCCGCTGCTGCTGATGAGCTGGAAGCTCGCCCCCGCGCTGGCCGCCGGCTGCACGGTCGTGATCAAGCCGTCCGAGCACTCGCCGGTGTCCACCCTCGGCTTCGCATCGCTCGTGACCGAGGCCGGCTTTCCGGACGGCGTGGTGAACGTCGTCACCGGGCTGTCCCGGGAGACCGGGGCGGCGCTGGCCGCGCACCCCGGCGTGGACAAGGTCGCGTTCACCGGCTCGACCGCGACCGGGCGGGCGGTCGCCCGGGCCGCGGCCGAGAACATCACCAAGGTCACGCTGGAGCTCGGCGGCAAGTCGCCGCAGGTGGTCTTCCCCGACGCCGACCTGGCCGCGGCCGCCAACGGCGTGGTCGCCGGCGTCTTCGCCGCCACCGGCCAGACCTGCATGGCGGGGTCCCGGCTGATCGTGCACGCGGACGTGCACGACGAGCTGGTCCGGCTGATCGCCGAGCGGGCGTCCCGGATCCGGCTCGGCGACCCGAACGCGGCCGAGACCGAGATGGGCCCGGTCGCCAACCGCCCGCAGTACGAGAAGGTGCTCGGCTACCTTTCGACGGCGCGGGCCGAGGGTGCCACCGTCGCGTACGGCGGGGCGGCCGAGGACGGGCTGTTCGTGCAGCCGACCGTGCTGACCGGGGTGACGCCGGCCTCGACCGTCTACCGCGAAGAGGTCTTCGGGCCGGTGCTGGCCGCGGTGCCGTTCACCTCCGAGGAGGAGGCGGTCACGCTCGCCAACGACACTCCGTACGGGCTGGCGGGGGCGGTGTGGACGAAAGACGTGCACCGGGCCCACCGGGTCGCGGCGAAGATCCGGGCCGGCACGGTCTGGATCAACGCGTACCGGGTGGTGGCGCCGAACGTGCCGTTCGGCGGGTTCGGCAGCTCCGGGCTCGGGCGGGAGAACGGGCTGCACGCGGTCGACGAGTACCTGCAGGAGAAGGCGGTCTGGGTCGAGCTCACCGGCGGCACCCGCGACCCCTTCACCCTCGGCTGA
- a CDS encoding ABC transporter permease has protein sequence MTTTLAAPAEIEREFTVRSRSQLQLAVRRFRRNGLAMGGLVTFLLMLLAAFAGPHFFSYRFDAQSTTLSAPPGTDGHLFGTDTIGRDVLLLTLRGIQWSMLMAAVFVVVACLLGILVGAVSGYFGGLVDDVLMRAVDITLTLPFLAVVIVVAAAYPSARSPIGVAVLIALFSWMALARIVRASFLSLREREYVEAAQALGASDRRIVIRHLIPNSLGQIIVWATLGATGAIGAEAALSFLGYGVQGSDISLGRLVAEGAAAAASRPWLFYFPGLTLLLIVLAVSLVGDGIQDAFDPSATRNR, from the coding sequence ATGACGACCACCCTGGCCGCGCCGGCCGAGATCGAGCGCGAGTTCACCGTCCGCTCCCGCAGCCAGCTGCAGCTCGCGGTCCGGCGGTTCCGCCGCAACGGGCTGGCGATGGGTGGCCTGGTCACGTTCCTGCTCATGCTGCTCGCCGCGTTCGCCGGCCCGCACTTCTTCTCCTACCGGTTCGACGCGCAGAGCACGACGCTCTCGGCCCCGCCCGGCACCGACGGGCACCTGTTCGGCACCGACACGATCGGCCGGGACGTGCTGCTGCTGACGCTGCGCGGGATCCAGTGGTCGATGCTCATGGCCGCGGTGTTCGTCGTCGTCGCCTGCCTGCTCGGGATCCTGGTCGGCGCGGTCTCCGGCTACTTCGGCGGGCTCGTCGACGACGTGCTCATGCGCGCGGTCGACATCACGCTGACGCTGCCGTTCCTGGCCGTGGTGATCGTGGTCGCGGCGGCGTACCCGAGCGCCCGGTCGCCGATCGGCGTCGCCGTGCTCATCGCGTTGTTCAGCTGGATGGCGCTGGCCCGGATCGTGCGGGCCAGCTTCCTGTCCCTGCGCGAGCGCGAGTACGTCGAGGCCGCGCAGGCGCTCGGCGCCTCCGACCGGCGGATCGTGATCCGGCACCTGATCCCCAACTCGCTCGGCCAGATCATCGTCTGGGCCACCCTCGGGGCGACCGGCGCGATCGGCGCCGAGGCCGCGCTGAGCTTCCTCGGCTACGGCGTGCAGGGCTCGGACATCTCCCTCGGCCGGCTGGTCGCGGAGGGCGCGGCCGCGGCCGCCAGCCGGCCCTGGCTGTTCTACTTCCCGGGGCTGACGCTGCTGCTGATCGTGCTGGCGGTCAGCCTGGTCGGCGACGGCATCCAGGACGCGTTCGACCCGTCCGCCACCCGCAACCGCTGA
- a CDS encoding ABC-F family ATP-binding cassette domain-containing protein, producing the protein MSATVTARQLTAGHGNLELFSGLDLIVAPGDVIGLVGPNGAGKSTLLRILAGLDQPEQGTVSLSPPTATVGYLPQEPDRTGESVRDFLARRTGVAAAQQALDAAGTALETGERGADDAYAAALERWLGLGAADLDERAEQVAADLGLGVELDRPTSGLSGGQAARAGLASLLLSRYDVVLLDEPTNDLDLAGLATLEEFVLGLRAGTVLVSHDRRFLDRTVDRVLELDLPQHQVRRYGGGYAGYLAERELLRRHARADFEEYAETKAGLEARSRTQRAWADKGVRASRRKMASEPDKNIRAHQVATSEKQAAKAKQTDRMIERLDVVEEPRKEWELQMQVAAAPRSGAIVASLRGVVVRRGSFTLGPVDLQIDWADRVAITGANGSGKSTLLAAMLGRVTLDEGVADLGPGVVVGEIDQARGLFLGGEALLDAFSTAAGLLPAEARTLLAKFGLRAEHVLRPAATLSPGERTRAALALLQAAGVNLLVLDEPTNHLDLPAIEQLESALDSYQGTLLLVTHDRNMLEVVRTTRHLEVDAGKVTDAG; encoded by the coding sequence ATGAGCGCGACGGTGACGGCCCGGCAGCTGACGGCGGGGCACGGCAACCTCGAGCTGTTCTCCGGCCTCGACCTGATCGTGGCCCCGGGCGACGTGATCGGCCTGGTCGGGCCGAACGGGGCCGGCAAGTCGACGCTGCTGCGGATCCTGGCCGGGCTGGACCAGCCCGAGCAGGGCACGGTCTCGCTGAGCCCGCCGACCGCGACCGTCGGCTACCTGCCTCAGGAGCCGGACCGTACGGGCGAGAGCGTGCGGGACTTCCTGGCCCGGCGGACCGGGGTGGCCGCGGCCCAGCAGGCCCTGGACGCCGCCGGGACGGCGCTGGAGACCGGCGAGCGCGGCGCCGACGACGCGTACGCGGCCGCGCTCGAGCGCTGGCTCGGCCTCGGCGCGGCCGACCTGGACGAGCGGGCCGAGCAGGTCGCCGCCGACCTCGGGCTGGGCGTCGAGCTGGACCGGCCGACCTCGGGCCTGTCCGGCGGGCAGGCGGCCCGGGCCGGGCTGGCCTCGCTGCTGCTGTCCCGCTACGACGTGGTGCTGCTGGACGAGCCGACCAACGACCTCGACCTGGCCGGACTGGCCACGCTGGAGGAGTTCGTGCTGGGCCTGCGGGCCGGGACGGTCCTGGTCAGCCACGACCGCCGGTTCCTGGACCGTACGGTCGACCGGGTCCTGGAGCTGGACCTGCCCCAGCACCAGGTCCGTCGGTACGGCGGCGGGTACGCCGGCTACCTGGCCGAGCGCGAGCTGCTGCGCCGGCACGCCCGCGCCGACTTCGAGGAGTACGCCGAGACGAAGGCCGGCCTGGAGGCGCGGTCGCGGACCCAGCGGGCCTGGGCCGACAAGGGCGTACGGGCCTCCCGCCGCAAGATGGCCTCCGAGCCGGACAAGAACATCCGGGCGCACCAGGTCGCGACCAGCGAGAAGCAGGCGGCCAAGGCCAAGCAGACCGATCGGATGATCGAGCGGCTCGACGTCGTCGAGGAGCCGCGCAAGGAGTGGGAGCTGCAGATGCAGGTGGCGGCGGCGCCGCGGTCCGGCGCGATCGTGGCCTCGCTGCGCGGGGTGGTCGTCCGGCGGGGGTCGTTCACGCTCGGGCCGGTCGACCTGCAGATCGACTGGGCCGACCGGGTCGCGATCACCGGCGCGAACGGCTCGGGCAAGTCGACGCTGCTGGCCGCGATGCTCGGCCGGGTCACCCTGGACGAGGGCGTGGCCGATCTCGGGCCGGGCGTGGTGGTGGGCGAGATCGACCAGGCCCGCGGGCTGTTCCTGGGCGGCGAGGCGCTGCTGGACGCGTTCTCGACGGCAGCCGGGCTGCTGCCGGCCGAGGCCCGGACGCTGCTGGCGAAGTTCGGGCTGCGGGCCGAGCACGTGCTGCGGCCGGCGGCCACGCTGTCCCCGGGCGAGCGGACCCGGGCCGCGCTGGCGCTGCTGCAGGCGGCCGGGGTCAACCTGCTGGTGCTGGACGAGCCGACCAACCACCTCGACCTGCCCGCGATCGAGCAGCTGGAGTCGGCCCTCGACTCGTACCAGGGGACGCTGCTGCTGGTCACCCACGACCGGAACATGCTCGAGGTCGTGCGGACCACCCGGCACCTGGAGGTCGACGCCGGCAAGGTCACCGACGCCGGCTAG
- a CDS encoding class I SAM-dependent methyltransferase: MRELDPRRARVFGATAEDYDRYRPSYPPAAVAWLVPPGATQVADVGAGTGKLTGPLVALGLQVAAIEPDPAMLAVLRREHPGAVPYLAGAEALPLPDASVDAVLAGQAWHWFDHERAVAEVRRVLRPGGVLGLAWNGPDPRDLWEYDLARLDPDTGGHDFVADPAAEPMTVPGLPAAELEEANFPWLREIDGPRLRGRLLTHSAFVVLPPAERDALIDSMVAVVTAEAERQGTPTVRLRQSAHCVRWRP, translated from the coding sequence GTGCGGGAACTGGATCCGCGGCGGGCCCGGGTGTTCGGGGCGACCGCGGAGGACTACGACCGGTACCGGCCGAGCTACCCGCCCGCGGCGGTCGCCTGGCTGGTCCCGCCGGGTGCGACCCAGGTCGCCGACGTCGGGGCCGGCACCGGGAAGCTGACCGGGCCGCTGGTGGCGCTGGGCCTCCAGGTCGCGGCGATCGAGCCCGATCCGGCGATGCTGGCGGTGTTGCGCCGCGAGCACCCGGGCGCGGTGCCGTACCTGGCCGGCGCCGAGGCGCTGCCGCTGCCGGACGCGAGCGTGGACGCGGTGCTGGCCGGGCAGGCCTGGCACTGGTTCGACCACGAACGGGCGGTGGCCGAGGTACGGCGGGTGCTGCGTCCCGGCGGCGTGCTCGGCCTGGCCTGGAACGGGCCGGACCCGCGCGACCTCTGGGAGTACGACCTGGCCCGCCTCGACCCCGACACCGGCGGCCACGACTTCGTCGCCGACCCGGCCGCCGAGCCGATGACGGTGCCGGGGCTGCCGGCGGCGGAGCTGGAGGAGGCGAACTTCCCCTGGCTGCGGGAGATCGACGGGCCCCGGCTGCGGGGCCGGCTGCTGACCCACTCGGCGTTCGTGGTGCTGCCCCCGGCCGAGCGGGACGCGCTGATCGACTCGATGGTCGCGGTGGTCACGGCCGAGGCCGAGCGACAGGGCACCCCGACGGTCCGGCTGCGCCAGTCCGCCCACTGCGTCCGCTGGCGCCCGTAG
- a CDS encoding 3-hydroxybutyrate dehydrogenase, whose translation MSDLHGRVALVTGAASGIGRACAERLAADGATVLLLDRDEQVVDQAKALGGDGLAIDLTDTEAVQRLQLTADIVVNCAGIQHVAPIEDFPPEQFHRILTLMVEAPFLILRSVLPGMYANGWGRVVHISSVHGIRASPYKSAYVAAKHATEGLSKTVALEGGPRGVTSNTVCPAYVRTPLVEGQIADQARINGISEDEVVEKIMLTEPAIKRLIEPAEVGAAVSYLCSEDASFVNGSSLVLDGGWSAR comes from the coding sequence ATGAGCGATCTGCACGGGCGGGTGGCGCTGGTCACCGGGGCCGCGTCGGGAATCGGGCGGGCCTGCGCCGAGCGGCTGGCGGCCGACGGCGCCACCGTCCTGCTGCTGGACCGGGACGAGCAGGTGGTGGACCAGGCGAAGGCGCTCGGCGGCGACGGGCTGGCCATCGACCTCACCGACACCGAGGCGGTCCAGCGGCTGCAGCTCACTGCCGACATCGTCGTGAACTGCGCCGGGATCCAGCACGTCGCGCCGATCGAGGACTTCCCGCCGGAGCAGTTCCACCGGATCCTCACGCTGATGGTCGAGGCCCCGTTCCTCATCCTGCGCTCGGTCCTGCCCGGCATGTACGCCAACGGCTGGGGCCGGGTCGTGCACATCTCCTCGGTGCACGGGATCCGCGCGTCGCCGTACAAGAGCGCGTACGTGGCGGCCAAGCACGCGACCGAGGGCCTGTCCAAGACCGTCGCGCTGGAGGGCGGCCCGCGCGGCGTCACCTCCAACACGGTCTGCCCCGCGTACGTGCGGACGCCGCTGGTGGAGGGGCAGATCGCGGACCAGGCCCGGATCAACGGGATCAGCGAGGACGAGGTCGTCGAGAAGATCATGCTGACCGAGCCGGCGATCAAGCGGCTGATCGAGCCGGCCGAGGTCGGGGCGGCCGTCTCCTATCTCTGCTCCGAGGACGCCTCGTTCGTCAACGGCAGCTCGCTGGTGCTCGACGGCGGCTGGAGCGCCCGGTGA
- a CDS encoding alpha/beta hydrolase produces the protein MTTLMAGVEARRVPTARLTQNILSARDEGEPVLFVHGNVSSALFWQPTMLALPAGFRPLAVDLRGFGDTDPEPVDATRGVRDWAEDLAALLDALELDRVHLVGWSLGGGVVMQFLLDAPERVASLTLVAPVSPYGFGGTAGLDGRLVDPAGAGTGGGTANAEFVEHLRAGDRGEDSPLSPRNVLLAHYVAPPCVPEPLDAFVESMLSTRLGDDFYPGTSSTVDTWPGVGPGDRGVLNTLAPTHLRLDGLSTVDPKPPVLWIRGTGDVIVSDTSLYDLAHLGALGVVPGWPGPEAYPAQPMVGQTRAVLAAYAAAGGEYREVALEDSGHGPHLDQPAAFRGALLTHLTRPAPAAG, from the coding sequence GTGACGACGCTGATGGCAGGCGTCGAAGCCCGGCGGGTGCCGACGGCGCGGCTGACCCAGAACATCCTCTCGGCCCGGGACGAGGGCGAGCCGGTCCTGTTCGTACACGGCAACGTGTCCTCCGCGCTGTTCTGGCAGCCGACGATGCTGGCGCTGCCGGCGGGGTTCCGGCCACTGGCGGTGGACCTGCGCGGGTTCGGCGACACCGACCCGGAGCCGGTCGACGCGACCCGGGGCGTCCGGGACTGGGCCGAGGACCTGGCCGCGCTGCTCGACGCGCTGGAGCTGGACCGGGTGCACCTGGTCGGCTGGAGCCTCGGCGGTGGCGTGGTCATGCAGTTCCTGCTCGACGCGCCGGAGCGGGTCGCCTCGCTCACGCTGGTCGCGCCGGTCTCGCCGTACGGGTTCGGCGGCACCGCCGGGCTCGACGGCCGGCTGGTCGACCCGGCCGGCGCCGGGACCGGCGGCGGCACCGCGAACGCCGAGTTCGTCGAGCACCTGCGGGCCGGCGACCGCGGTGAGGACTCCCCGCTCTCCCCTCGCAACGTCCTGCTGGCGCACTACGTGGCCCCGCCGTGCGTGCCCGAGCCGCTGGACGCGTTCGTGGAGTCGATGCTCTCGACCCGCCTCGGCGACGACTTCTACCCCGGTACGTCGTCCACAGTGGACACCTGGCCCGGCGTCGGTCCGGGCGACCGCGGCGTCCTCAACACGCTCGCCCCGACCCACCTCCGGCTCGACGGTCTGTCCACTGTGGACCCCAAGCCGCCGGTGCTGTGGATCCGCGGCACCGGCGACGTCATCGTCTCCGACACCTCCCTGTACGACCTGGCCCACCTGGGCGCGCTCGGGGTGGTGCCGGGCTGGCCCGGCCCGGAGGCGTACCCGGCCCAGCCGATGGTGGGTCAGACCCGGGCCGTGCTGGCCGCGTACGCGGCGGCGGGCGGGGAGTATCGCGAGGTGGCGTTGGAGGACTCCGGGCACGGGCCGCACCTGGACCAGCCCGCGGCGTTCCGCGGCGCCCTGCTGACCCACCTCACTCGTCCAGCACCCGCGGCGGGATGA
- a CDS encoding sigma-70 family RNA polymerase sigma factor — protein sequence MSDVPIEQLVAAAGAGDQDAWRELVRRYARSVWAVTRTMRLSPQDAEDVSQASWLLLAVNLTTLKEPAAVGGWLATTARRESIRLLHRRGRDLPADPLAPVADTADPAAEQGEDAVLRAEQQRLVRAAFAELSEHCRALLSLLMRDPAASYTEVSATLGIPRGSIGPTRGRCLAQLRKVIER from the coding sequence GTGTCGGACGTGCCGATCGAGCAGCTGGTCGCCGCGGCCGGGGCCGGTGACCAGGACGCCTGGCGGGAGCTCGTCCGGCGGTACGCGCGCTCGGTCTGGGCCGTGACCCGGACGATGCGCCTCTCGCCGCAGGACGCCGAGGACGTCAGCCAGGCCAGCTGGCTGCTGCTGGCGGTCAACCTGACCACCCTCAAGGAACCGGCCGCGGTCGGCGGCTGGCTGGCCACCACCGCCCGCCGGGAGAGCATCCGGCTGCTGCACCGGCGCGGCCGCGACCTCCCGGCCGACCCGCTCGCCCCGGTCGCGGACACCGCCGACCCGGCCGCCGAGCAGGGCGAGGACGCGGTGCTGCGGGCCGAGCAGCAGCGGCTGGTCCGGGCCGCCTTCGCCGAGCTGTCCGAGCATTGCCGGGCGCTGCTCTCGCTGCTCATGCGTGACCCGGCCGCGTCGTACACGGAGGTCAGCGCGACGCTCGGCATCCCCCGCGGCAGCATCGGCCCGACCCGCGGCCGCTGCCTGGCCCAGCTCCGCAAAGTAATCGAGCGGTAG
- a CDS encoding S8/S53 family peptidase produces the protein MPNAVLNPPLANAREFLVHSVDLGTLRATGLVNDLLPGTDPAPSAISVVRLPLAAGAVFAAALARLRRALNDPTGERVTPNFQLQPWVSPGGESGPRPVAIAALDYGRARAGRVATIAVYDSGVLEDYVTYDPRAHLKAAGTVPDGNPGPGAEPTLVRHGSFVASRVSAASSTAKVKAVKVFGSTGGVDDFTLATAIDAFLKVNPDVSIVNLSCGTFSDVAPLALATVVRNHPRVLWVAAAGNLTTIGTGATTLPAWPANMPEVIGVGALDANNNKTAFTDQISADVWAPGEAVLGVVGKGMLAGVAAAFNGYATWSGTSFAAPFVAARLADFMGQFTALNPPPPGTALVRAAQEYLYGGPLPALPARPTILVT, from the coding sequence ATGCCGAATGCGGTCCTGAACCCGCCACTGGCGAACGCCCGGGAGTTCCTCGTCCACTCCGTGGACCTGGGCACGCTGCGGGCGACCGGCCTGGTGAACGACCTGCTCCCGGGGACGGACCCGGCCCCGAGTGCGATCAGCGTCGTGCGCCTGCCGCTGGCCGCCGGCGCGGTCTTCGCCGCCGCCCTCGCCCGGCTGCGGCGCGCGCTCAACGACCCGACCGGCGAGCGGGTCACCCCGAACTTCCAGCTCCAGCCGTGGGTCAGCCCCGGTGGCGAGTCGGGCCCGAGACCGGTGGCGATCGCCGCGCTCGACTACGGCCGGGCCCGGGCCGGCCGGGTGGCGACGATCGCGGTCTACGACAGCGGCGTGCTGGAGGACTACGTCACCTACGACCCCCGCGCGCACCTCAAGGCCGCGGGCACGGTGCCGGACGGGAACCCCGGTCCCGGCGCGGAGCCGACCTTGGTGCGGCACGGATCGTTCGTGGCCAGCCGGGTCTCGGCCGCGTCGAGCACGGCCAAGGTCAAGGCGGTCAAGGTCTTCGGGTCCACCGGCGGGGTCGACGACTTCACGCTCGCGACCGCGATCGACGCGTTCCTCAAGGTGAACCCGGACGTCTCGATCGTCAACCTGTCCTGCGGCACGTTCTCCGACGTCGCGCCGCTGGCACTGGCGACCGTCGTCCGCAACCACCCGCGCGTCCTCTGGGTCGCCGCGGCCGGCAACCTGACCACGATCGGCACCGGCGCCACGACGCTGCCGGCCTGGCCGGCGAACATGCCCGAGGTGATCGGCGTCGGCGCGCTGGACGCCAACAACAACAAGACCGCATTCACCGACCAGATCTCGGCCGACGTGTGGGCCCCGGGCGAGGCCGTGCTCGGCGTCGTCGGCAAGGGCATGCTGGCCGGCGTCGCCGCCGCGTTCAACGGCTACGCGACCTGGAGCGGCACCTCGTTCGCGGCCCCCTTCGTGGCCGCCCGGCTGGCCGACTTCATGGGCCAGTTCACCGCGCTGAACCCGCCGCCGCCCGGCACCGCCCTGGTCCGCGCGGCGCAGGAGTACCTCTACGGCGGGCCGCTGCCGGCGCTGCCGGCCCGGCCGACGATCCTCGTGACCTGA